Below is a genomic region from Pantanalinema sp..
GAACCGCTCGGGCTTGAGCAGGTCCATCACCCGGAAGCCGCGACGCAGGTACTTGTCGCCGTAAGCCGGGCCGATGCCGCGGCCGGTGGTGCCGATCTTGTTGGCGCGGCGCTCCTCGTCGAGCCGGTCCAGCAGCTTGTGGTAGGGCATGATGACGTGAGCGAGCGGGCTCACCGAGAGGTTGTCGAGCGAGAGGTCCTGGGCCCAGAGGCCGTCCAGCTCGGTGATGAAGGCCTCGGGATCGAGCACCGTGCCGTTGCCCACGAAGCAGCGCACCTCGGGGTAGAGGATGCCCGAGGGCACCAGGTGCAGCTTGAGGGTTCGATCGCCCACCACGACCGTGTGGCCGGCGTTGTTGCCGCCGCCGTAGCGAACGACCACGTCGGCGCGCTCCGCGAGCAGGTCCGTGATCTTGCCCTTCCCCTCGTCCCCCCACTGGGCCCCGACGACTGCGACGTTGGCCACGATGCTTCCTGCTTTCTGGCTAGTTAGGCCGGCTCGGCCATGGTGGGCTGGGCGGTCAGGTTCTCGAAGCGGGTGTGCTCCTTCTCGAAGAAGAGCTTGACCGTGCCCACCGGGCCGTTACGGTGCTTGGCGATGATGACCTCGGCGACGTTCTTGTCCAGGCTCTCCTGGTTGTAGTACTCGTCGCGGTAGATGAACATGACGATGTCGGCGTCCTGCTCGATGGCGCCCGACTCGCGAAGGTCCGAGAGCATCGGGTGCTTGTCGGTGCGGCTCTCGACGGCGCGGCTGAGCTGGGACAGGGCGATGATGGGCACGTTCAGCTCGCGCGCCAGCGCCTTGAGGTTGCGCGAGATGGCCGAGATCTCCTGCACGCGGTTGCCGTCCGAGCTGCTGCCGCCGCCGCTCATCAGCTGGAGGTAGTCGATGACGATCAGCCCCAGCTCCTTCTTCTCGAGGGCCTTGAGGCGGCGGGCCTTGCCGCGCACCTCCATGACCGTGATGGCCGGGGTGTCGTCGATGTAGATGGGGCTGGAGGCCAAAGTGCCGATGGCCTCGGTCAGCTTGGGCCAGTCGGTCTCGGACAGGAAGCCGGTCTTGATCCGGTGGGCGTTGATGCGCGCCTCGGAGCAGATGAGGCGCTGCGCCAGCTGCTCCTTCGACATTTCCAGGCTGAAGACCATGACGGGCAGGTCGTTGAGCTTGGCGATGTTCTGGGCCAGGTTGAGCGCGAACGAGGTCTTCCCCATCGCGGGGCGGGCCGCGAGCACGATCATGTCGGAGGCGTGCAGGCCGCTCATCATGTAGTCGAGGTCGTAGTAGCCGGTCGCGTAGCCCATGACGTTGTCTTGATTCTCGTACCGGTGCTCGATGGTCTCGAAGGTGTCGCGCAGGATGTCCTTGATGTGCGAGATGTCCTTGGACGTGCGCCGGCCCTGGGCCACGTCGAAGATGATGCGCTCGGCCTCGTCGATGGTCTCGTCGAGCTTCCCCTTCTGGGAGTAGCCGAGCTCGACGATCTTGGTGCCGCCGGTGATCAGCGCGCGAAGGGCGGCCTTCTCCTCGACGATGCGGGCGTAGTACTCGGCGTTGGCGGCGGTCGGGATCGACGCCGCGAGGTCCATCAGGTAGGTGTAGCCGCCGATCTCGTCCAGGCGATTGGACGTGCGCAGCTCGGTCGAGACCGTGACCAGGTCGACCGGCTCGCCGCGCTCGGCGATCATGAGGATCGTCTCGTAGAGGGTCGCGTGCGCGTGGCGGTAGAAGGACTCCGGCTTGAGGATCTCGGAGACCCGCACCAGGGCGTCGGCCGAGATGAGGAGCGCGCCGAGCACCGACTGCTCGGCCTCGATGCTCTGGGGGGGGATGCGCTCTAGAAGAGGATCGTTCATCTCGGCTCCGGCGAAAAGGGGCATGGACAGAGGAAGCGAGGGCCATGTACCCGCCTCAAGCAGGCGTTAACCCTCGCTTCCGGGGTGTTTACTTTGCCTCGACGACGTGGACGCGCAGCTTGGCGGTCACCTCGGGGTGGACCTTGACGGCGAGGTCGTAGTAGCCGAGGGCGTGGATGGTGCCCTCCATCTCGATCTTGCGCTTGTCGATCTCGAAGCCGGTCTGCTTCTTGGTCTCGAGGGCGATCTCCTTGGAGGTGATGGCGCCGTAGAGGCGGCCGCCCTCGCCCGCCTTGGCCGGGATGGTCACGGTCTTCTCGGCGATCTTGGCGGCGTACTCCTGCATCTCGGCCTTGAGCTTGTCCGCCTTTGCCTGGTCGCGCTTGGCCTTGTCGGCCACGGCCTTGAGGGCCGCGTCGGTGGCCTCGGTGGCGAGGTTGCGCGGCATGAGGTAGTTGCGGCCGTAGCCCTCCGACACCTCCACGACCTGTCCGGCCTTGCCG
It encodes:
- the rplI gene encoding 50S ribosomal protein L9 — protein: MRVILNKDVKDIGKAGQVVEVSEGYGRNYLMPRNLATEATDAALKAVADKAKRDQAKADKLKAEMQEYAAKIAEKTVTIPAKAGEGGRLYGAITSKEIALETKKQTGFEIDKRKIEMEGTIHALGYYDLAVKVHPEVTAKLRVHVVEAK
- the dnaB gene encoding replicative DNA helicase produces the protein MNDPLLERIPPQSIEAEQSVLGALLISADALVRVSEILKPESFYRHAHATLYETILMIAERGEPVDLVTVSTELRTSNRLDEIGGYTYLMDLAASIPTAANAEYYARIVEEKAALRALITGGTKIVELGYSQKGKLDETIDEAERIIFDVAQGRRTSKDISHIKDILRDTFETIEHRYENQDNVMGYATGYYDLDYMMSGLHASDMIVLAARPAMGKTSFALNLAQNIAKLNDLPVMVFSLEMSKEQLAQRLICSEARINAHRIKTGFLSETDWPKLTEAIGTLASSPIYIDDTPAITVMEVRGKARRLKALEKKELGLIVIDYLQLMSGGGSSSDGNRVQEISAISRNLKALARELNVPIIALSQLSRAVESRTDKHPMLSDLRESGAIEQDADIVMFIYRDEYYNQESLDKNVAEVIIAKHRNGPVGTVKLFFEKEHTRFENLTAQPTMAEPA